Proteins encoded in a region of the Melospiza georgiana isolate bMelGeo1 chromosome 2, bMelGeo1.pri, whole genome shotgun sequence genome:
- the KCNE3 gene encoding potassium voltage-gated channel subfamily E member 3, which produces MERTNGTEPWQRSLQAVLSALNRSLHGAVPCPGQPPAAPVPRDPRRDANAYMYILFVMTLFAATVGSLILGYTRSRRVDKRSDPYHVYIKNRVSMI; this is translated from the coding sequence ATGGAGCGCACGAACGGCACGGAGCCGTGGCAGCGCAGCCTGCAGGCCGTGCTGAGCGCCCTGAACCGGAGCCTGCACGgggccgtgccgtgcccggGGCAGCCCCCGGCCGCGCCGGTGCCCCGGGACCCGCGGCGCGACGCCAACGCCTACATGTACATCCTGTTCGTCATGACGCTCTTCGCCGCCACCGTGGGCAGCCTCATCCTGGGCTACACCCGCTCCCGCCGCGTGGACAAGCGCAGCGACCCCTACCACGTCTACATCAAGAACAGGGTCTCCATGATCTGA
- the LOC131097030 gene encoding pre-mRNA-splicing factor 38A-like: MANRTVKGAHSIHGTNPQHLVEKIVRTRIYESRYWKEECFGLTAELVVDKAMELRYVGGVYGGNIKPAPFLCLTLKMLQIQPEKDIIVEFIKNEDFKYVRMLGALYMRLTGTAVDCYKYLEPLYNDYRKIKSQNRNGEFGLMHVDEFIDELLHEERVCDIILPRLQKRNVLEEAEQLEPRVSALEEDMDDVESSEEEEEEEEKLEGIPSAERRSRACRAPGKPRRSPAVRSRRRRSRSRRSRSRSPRSRSRSRRSRSRSRRSRSASRSESPRRHRGRSRDRRRRSRSKSPGHHRSHRHRRHSKSPERSKKSHKKSRRGNE; the protein is encoded by the coding sequence atGGCAAACCGCACGGTGAAGGGCGCGCACAGCATCCACGGCACCAACCCGCAGCACCTGGTGGAGAAGATCGTCCGCACGCGCATCTACGAGTCCCGGTACTGGAAGGAGGAGTGCTTCGGCCTCACGGCCGAGCTGGTGGTGGACAAGGCCATGGAGCTGAGATACGTGGGGGGAGTCTACGGAGGGAACATTAAACCCGCGCCCTTCTTGTGCCTGACGCTGAAGATGCTGCAGATCCAGCCCGAGAAGGACATCATCGTGGAGTTCATTAAAAACGAAGACTTCAAGTACGTCCGAATGCTTGGAGCGCTGTACATGAGGCTGACGGGCACTGCCGTCGACTGCTACAAGTACCTGGAACCGCTGTACAACGACTATCGCAAAATTAAAAGCCAGAACAGGAACGGGGAATTTGGGCTGATGCACGTGGATGAATTTATTGATGAGCTGCTCCACGAGGAGCGCGTTTGTGACATCATCCTGCCTCGACTGCAGAAACGGAATGTTCTGGAAGAAGCTGAGCAACTTGAGCCTCGTGTTAGTGCTCTGGAGGAAGACATGGATGATGTGGAATCTagcgaggaggaggaagaagaagaggagaagcTGGAAGGGATCCCGTCTGCTGAGCGGcgcagcagggcctgcagggccCCGGGGAAGCCGCGCCGCTCCCCGGCCGTGCGCTCCCGGCGGAGGAGAAGCCGCTCCCGGCGGAGCAGAAGCCGCTCCCCGCGGAGCAGAAGCCGCTCCCGGCGGAGCAGAAGCCGCTCCCGGCGGAGCAGAAGCGCCTCTCGCAGCGAGAGCCCCCGCCGGCACCGCGGCCGCTCCCGGGACCGGCGCCGCCGATCGCGGTCCAAATCTCCAGGGCATCACCGCAGCCACAGGCACAGAAGGCATTCCAAATCTCCTGAAAGATCTAAGAAAAGTCACAAAAAGAGTCGGCGAGGAAATGaataa
- the LOC131097032 gene encoding pre-mRNA-splicing factor 38A-like codes for MANRTVKGAHSIHGTNPQHLVEKIVRTRIYESRYWKEECFGLTAELVVDKAVELRYVGGVYGGNIKPAPFLCLTLKMLQIQPEKDIIVEFIKNEDFKYVRMLGALYMRLTGTAVDCYKYLEPLYNDYRKIKSQNRNGEFGLMHVDEFIDELLHEERVCDIILPRLQKRNVLEEAEQLEPRVSALEEDMDDVESSEEEEEEDEKREGIPSAERRSRACRAPGKPRRSPAVRSRRSRSRSRRSRSRSRRSRSRSRRSRSRSRRSRSASRSQSPRRHRSRSRDRRRRSRSKSPGHHRSHRHRRHSKSPERSKKSHKKSRRGNE; via the coding sequence atGGCAAACCGCACGGTGAAGGGCGCGCACAGCATCCACGGCACCAACCCGCAGCACCTGGTGGAGAAGATCGTCCGCACGCGCATCTACGAGTCCCGGTACTGGAAGGAGGAGTGCTTCGGCCTCACGGCCGAGCTGGTGGTGGACAAGGCCGTGGAGCTGAGATACGTGGGGGGAGTCTACGGAGGGAACATTAAACCCGCGCCCTTCTTGTGCCTGACGCTGAAGATGCTGCAGATCCAGCCCGAGAAGGACATCATCGTGGAGTTCATTAAAAACGAAGACTTCAAGTACGTCCGAATGCTTGGAGCGCTGTACATGAGGCTGACGGGCACTGCCGTCGACTGCTACAAGTACCTGGAACCGCTGTACAACGACTATCGCAAAATTAAAAGCCAGAACAGGAACGGGGAATTTGGGCTGATGCACGTGGATGAATTTATTGATGAGCTACTCCACGAGGAGCGCGTTTGTGACATCATCCTGCCTCGACTGCAGAAACGGAATGTTCTGGAAGAAGCTGAGCAGCTTGAGCCTCGTGTTAGCGCTCTGGAGGAAGACATGGATGATGTGGAATCtagcgaggaggaggaggaagaagacgAGAAGCGGGAAGGGATCCCGTCTGCTGAGCGGcgcagcagggcctgcagggccCCGGGGAAGCCGCGCCGCTCCCCGGCCGTGCGCTCCCGGCGGAGCAGAAGCCGCTCCCGGCGGAGCAGAAGCCGCTCCCGGCGGAGCAGAAGCCGCTCCCGGCGGAGCAGAAGCCGCTCCCGGCGGAGCAGAAGCGCCTCTCGCAGCCAGAGCCCCCGCCGGCACCGCAGCCGCTCCCGGGACCGGCGCCGCCGATCGCGGTCCAAATCTCCAGGGCATCACCgcagccacaggcacaggaGGCATTCCAAATCTCCTGAAAGATCTAAGAAAAGTCACAAAAAGAGTCGGCGAGGAAATGaataa